GCACGACGATGGCGGCTTCCTCCGCCTCGCCGATGAAGATCGCGCCGATGGCGGCAATGGTCATCAGCATCTCGATGGTGAAGACCGCGCCGAAACGGGCGGCGTTGAAGGCATTGCGTGCAATCGGAAACAGCGTCACCAGCGTGGCGACGATGAAGGCATAACCGCCCCAGGCCGGAAAGGTGAGTTCCGCCGCATAGGCGGCCGCGACCAGAATGGTGCCGGTGAAGGTGTTGCGGGCCTTGGCCGTGCGCCACCATGCACCCTTCTCATCGGCGCCATGGGCGTGTCCCACCTCGGCGCTTGGCGTGACTGTCGCGGGCTGTGCCTTTGCATGCGAATGCCCGGCGTGATCATGGTCGTGGCCGCCGCAATTGGCGTGGTCATGGTCCGCATGATCGTGCCCGGAATGATCATGGCCCGAGTGGTCATGGCCCGAGTGATCGTGGCCTGAATGATCATGATCACCGTTGCAGGACCCGTGGTCGTGCCCGTTATCTTCCGCCTTGCCCCGCGCCGATTTGTCTTGCGCCAGCAAGGCGGGTTTGAAGCCGAGCTTGCGCAGCGTATCCTCGATTTTTGCGGTCGGGGTCGTGTTTTCGACAAGCGAAAGGTTCAGTCTTTCTCGCGCAACCGATACCTTGACGTCGGCCACGCCGGGCAGGCGGGAGAGCGCGGTTTCGATCTTCGCGGCGCAGCTGCCGCAATCCATGCCGCCGACCGAAAAGGTCAGGGCATTGTTCTGCTCAACGCTGGGGGCGGCTTCCGCAGGGTGGTGACCTCCGCACGATGAATGGTCGTGGTCATGTTCATGGTCGTGAGGTTCCGCTGCGATCTTTTCGCGCGGAGCCTTCTCCTGCGGCAGCAAAGCAGGCTTGAAACCGAGCTTGCGCAGCGTATCCTCGATCTTTGCGACCGATGTCTTGTCTTCCGCCAGCGACAGGTTCAACCTTTCGCGTGCAACGGACACCTTGACGTCGGCAACGCCGGGCAGGCGGGAGAGCGCGGTTTCGATCTTCGCCGCACAGCTGCCGCAATCCATGCCGCCGACCGTGAAGGTCAGGTCTCCCGATTCCCCGTTCAGATTGCCGCGTGTCGAAATATTCATGGTTTTCGCTCCTGAATTCCAGTCGACAGCCAATCTGGCACCTCTAGCAACTAGAGGTTCAAGGGCAAAAATGCGATTTTCCGATTTTTTTTGAAAAGTGCACACCAGCTTCGCGCCAGCCGCGCGGTTCATCATGCAGCCATATTGGATTCCATGAAGCGGTTCAGATGACAGCACTCTTTATGAAACACTGCCGCCGGGCGGCCTCTCTGGCGGGTCTTGTGGCTCTGCCGCTCCTCAGCGGCTGCCTTTTCGTGACGGATACGACCCGGATGGACCCGGATGTCTTCGTGCGGGAAACGGCGCCGGTCTTCAACTTCAATTCCGTCAGCTCGAACCGCCAGCCGGAACTGCCGCCGCAGCCGGGCCAGCTTTCAACGCGTCCGCCGGATCTGTTCAGAACCCGCTTCCATCAGGAATACGGCCCGCCGGTGCGCGGGCAGGGCCTGAGCGCGCCGCAGGTGCAGGGTCAGGCCGCACCGCTCGCCCCGGATCGTATGGTGACCTATGGCCTGCCGGTTTCCAATCCGCTGCATCGGGTCATGTATGGCCCGATCCGCGACGAGGACCGTTCGCTGCCGGCTATTCCCTATGGTCGCATCGACCCGCGTTATCTGCGGCAGGAAGTAAGCTATCAGACGGCGGAAGCGCCCGGCACCATCATCGTCGATACCAAACAGCATTTCCTTTATCTGGTGCAGCCGGGCGGCAAGGCGATCCGTTACGGCGTCGGTCTCGGGCGCGATGGTTATGCATGGTCGGGCCGCGGTAAGATCCAGTGGAAGGCGAAATGGCCGCGCTGGACGCCGCCGGACGAAATGGTCA
The Agrobacterium cucumeris DNA segment above includes these coding regions:
- a CDS encoding L,D-transpeptidase gives rise to the protein MTALFMKHCRRAASLAGLVALPLLSGCLFVTDTTRMDPDVFVRETAPVFNFNSVSSNRQPELPPQPGQLSTRPPDLFRTRFHQEYGPPVRGQGLSAPQVQGQAAPLAPDRMVTYGLPVSNPLHRVMYGPIRDEDRSLPAIPYGRIDPRYLRQEVSYQTAEAPGTIIVDTKQHFLYLVQPGGKAIRYGVGLGRDGYAWSGRGKIQWKAKWPRWTPPDEMVKRQPELTSISAANGGMTPGLNNPLGARALYIFKDGKDTLYRVHGTPDWQSVGKATSSGCVRMLNQDVIDLYERVPKGAQIVVI